One Loxodonta africana isolate mLoxAfr1 chromosome 4, mLoxAfr1.hap2, whole genome shotgun sequence genomic region harbors:
- the NAB2 gene encoding NGFI-A-binding protein 2 isoform X1 — protein MSPAGRSRGHVGAEKAGCASGVGGTERPRPARWVPKPAFHSSASVNSISNSAPRLPVTAPASCFTPPPRNLRLSPSLRRGLSAADRPGLPPPAPGLRPGTAHALCPPSSLRSAGPRSPCVLRGRRSGEAASAAGEGGGQRHRQRRGGSERGDVEGGTEPGQLRTRPSARAMALPRTLGELQLYRVLQRANLLSYYETFIQQGGDDVQQLCEAGEEEFLEIMALVGMATKPLHVRRLQKALREWATNPGLFSQPVPAVPVSSIPLFKISETAGTRKGNMSNGHGSPGEKAGSARSFSPKSPLELGEKLSPLSGGPGAGDPRIWPGRSTPESDVGAGGEEEAGSPPFSPPAGGGVPEGTGAGGLAVGGTGGGPDRLEPEMVRMVVESVERIFRSFPRGDAGEVTSLLKLNKKLARSVGHIFEMDDSDSQKEEEIRKYSIIYGRFDSKRREGKQLSLHELTINEAAAQFCMRDNTLLLRRVELFSLSRQVARESTYLSSLKGSRIHPEELGGPPLKKLKQEVGEQSHSEIQQPPPGPESYAPAYRPSLEEDSASLSGESLDGHLQEFEEGLLDRCPAPGPHPALVEGRRSSVKVEAEASRQ, from the exons ATGTCGCCGGCGGGGCGCTCACGTGGACACGTGGGTGCGGAGAAGGCTGGCTGTGCATCCGGGGTGGGCGGCACGGAGCGACCTCGCCCCGCCCGCTGGGTCCCCAAGCCCGCCTTCCACAGCTCGGCCTCAGTCAACTCGATCTCCAACTCGGCACCCCGGCTCCCAGTCACCGCCCCCGCCTCCTGTTTCACACCCCCTCCCCGCAATCTCCGCCTCTCTCCATCTCTCCGCCGAGGCCTCTCCGCGGCGGACAGACCTGGactcccgccccccgcccccggccTCCGCCCCGGCACTGCCCACGCCCTCTGCCCGCCCAGCAGCCTGCGCAGCGCCGGGCCTCGCTCCCCGTGCGTCCTGCGGGGGCGGAGGAGCGGAGAGGCGGCAAGCGCAGCCGGGGAGGGGGGGGGGCAGAGGCACAGACAGAGGCGCGGAGGCTCGGAGAGAGGAGACGTGGAGGGAGGGACGGAGCCTGGACAGCTACGGACACG GCCCAGTGCCCGAGCAATGGCACTGCCTCGGACGCTGGGGGAGCTGCAGCTGTACCGGGTCCTGCAGCGTGCCAATCTCCTTTCCTACTACGAGACCTTCATCCAGCAGGGAGGGGACGACGTGCAGCAGCTGTGTGAGGCGGGGGAGGAGGAGTTCCTGGAGATCATGGCACTCGTGGGCATGGCCACTAAGCCCCTTCATGTCCGGCGCCTGCAGAAGGCACTGAGAGAGTGGGCCACAAATCCAGGGCTCTTCAGCCAGCCAGTGCCTGCCGTACCCGTCTCCAGCATCCCCCTGTTCAAGATCTCTGAGACTGCGGGTACCCGGAAAGGGAACATGAGCAATGGGCATGGCAGCCCAGGGGAAAAGGCGGGTAGTGCCCGCAGTTTTAGCCCCAAAAGCCCCCTGGAACTTGGGGAGAAGCTGTCACCACTGTCAGGGGGACCTGGGGCAGGGGATCCCCGGATCTGGCCAGGTCGGAGCACTCCAGAGTCGGATGTTGGggcaggaggagaagaggaggctGGCTCACCCCCCTTCTCCCCACCTGCAGGGGGAGGAGTCCCTGAGGGAACTGGGGCTGGGGGACTAGCAGTAGGTGGGACTGGGGGTGGTCCAGACCGACTGGAGCCAGAAATGGTTCGCATGGTGGTAGAGAGTGTGGAGAGAATCTTCCGGAGCTTCCCAAGGGGGGATGCTGGGGAGGTAACCTCCCTGCTAAAGCTGAATAAGAAGCTGGCACGGAGCGTGGGGCACATCTTTGAGATGGATGATAGTGACAGCCAGAAAGAAGAGGAGATTCGCAAGTACAGCATCATCTATGGCCGCTTTGACTCCAAGCGGCGAGAGGGCAAGCAACTCAGCCTGCATGAG CTGACTATCAATGAGgctgctgcccagttctgcatgAGGGACAACACACTTTTACTGCGAAGGGTGGAGCTCTTCTCCTTGTCCCGCCAAGTGGCCCGTGAGAGCACCTACTTGTCCTCCTTGAAGGGTTCTAG GATCCACCCTGAAGAATTGGGAGGCCCCCCCCTGAAGAAGTTGAAACAGGAG GTTGGAGAGCAGAGTCATTCTGAAATCCAGCAGCCTCCCCCAGGCCCTGAGTCCTATGCACCTGCATACCGCCCCAGCCTGGAGGAGGACAGTGCCAGCCTGTCTGG
- the NAB2 gene encoding NGFI-A-binding protein 2 isoform X3: MHRAPSPTAKQPLGGGDSAHRTPQPRLKPSARAMALPRTLGELQLYRVLQRANLLSYYETFIQQGGDDVQQLCEAGEEEFLEIMALVGMATKPLHVRRLQKALREWATNPGLFSQPVPAVPVSSIPLFKISETAGTRKGNMSNGHGSPGEKAGSARSFSPKSPLELGEKLSPLSGGPGAGDPRIWPGRSTPESDVGAGGEEEAGSPPFSPPAGGGVPEGTGAGGLAVGGTGGGPDRLEPEMVRMVVESVERIFRSFPRGDAGEVTSLLKLNKKLARSVGHIFEMDDSDSQKEEEIRKYSIIYGRFDSKRREGKQLSLHELTINEAAAQFCMRDNTLLLRRVELFSLSRQVARESTYLSSLKGSRIHPEELGGPPLKKLKQEVGEQSHSEIQQPPPGPESYAPAYRPSLEEDSASLSGESLDGHLQEFEEGLLDRCPAPGPHPALVEGRRSSVKVEAEASRQ, from the exons ATGCACAGAGCGCCCTCCCCCACTGCCAAGCAGCCGCTGGGCGGAGGGGACAGCGCCCACCGGACCCCGCAGCCCAGACTCAA GCCCAGTGCCCGAGCAATGGCACTGCCTCGGACGCTGGGGGAGCTGCAGCTGTACCGGGTCCTGCAGCGTGCCAATCTCCTTTCCTACTACGAGACCTTCATCCAGCAGGGAGGGGACGACGTGCAGCAGCTGTGTGAGGCGGGGGAGGAGGAGTTCCTGGAGATCATGGCACTCGTGGGCATGGCCACTAAGCCCCTTCATGTCCGGCGCCTGCAGAAGGCACTGAGAGAGTGGGCCACAAATCCAGGGCTCTTCAGCCAGCCAGTGCCTGCCGTACCCGTCTCCAGCATCCCCCTGTTCAAGATCTCTGAGACTGCGGGTACCCGGAAAGGGAACATGAGCAATGGGCATGGCAGCCCAGGGGAAAAGGCGGGTAGTGCCCGCAGTTTTAGCCCCAAAAGCCCCCTGGAACTTGGGGAGAAGCTGTCACCACTGTCAGGGGGACCTGGGGCAGGGGATCCCCGGATCTGGCCAGGTCGGAGCACTCCAGAGTCGGATGTTGGggcaggaggagaagaggaggctGGCTCACCCCCCTTCTCCCCACCTGCAGGGGGAGGAGTCCCTGAGGGAACTGGGGCTGGGGGACTAGCAGTAGGTGGGACTGGGGGTGGTCCAGACCGACTGGAGCCAGAAATGGTTCGCATGGTGGTAGAGAGTGTGGAGAGAATCTTCCGGAGCTTCCCAAGGGGGGATGCTGGGGAGGTAACCTCCCTGCTAAAGCTGAATAAGAAGCTGGCACGGAGCGTGGGGCACATCTTTGAGATGGATGATAGTGACAGCCAGAAAGAAGAGGAGATTCGCAAGTACAGCATCATCTATGGCCGCTTTGACTCCAAGCGGCGAGAGGGCAAGCAACTCAGCCTGCATGAG CTGACTATCAATGAGgctgctgcccagttctgcatgAGGGACAACACACTTTTACTGCGAAGGGTGGAGCTCTTCTCCTTGTCCCGCCAAGTGGCCCGTGAGAGCACCTACTTGTCCTCCTTGAAGGGTTCTAG GATCCACCCTGAAGAATTGGGAGGCCCCCCCCTGAAGAAGTTGAAACAGGAG GTTGGAGAGCAGAGTCATTCTGAAATCCAGCAGCCTCCCCCAGGCCCTGAGTCCTATGCACCTGCATACCGCCCCAGCCTGGAGGAGGACAGTGCCAGCCTGTCTGG